Proteins from a genomic interval of Bradyrhizobium sp. CCBAU 53340:
- a CDS encoding type I secretion system permease/ATPase gives MFHRAKKSFAQDARPTKSGEEHTPSGGDEKVEAKERDPLVDSLIFLAGHHGRAVTREGLLGGLPIVDGRLTVSLYDRAARRAGLETEATKRRLTDIPALVLPAVLIMKNGTTLILLGVDEDKHLARVIDPSERPHVPRMSALNAIAAEYTGYAFLARAAAESDARAVAAGSLPRQHWFWSVVKAHWRNYGHIALAALLINILALAMPLFTMSVYDRVIPNGAIPSLIALSIGMGLAIVFDLILRMVRSKMIDVTGKTIDVVLAANIFEHVMAVKMSQRPTSVGIIANQLRDFDSVREFFTSGSVVSATDLLFAVLFVAVLFVVAGPLAWVPLLMLPVMIAIGIVLQRPLNRAMKRLQAESAARHGVLVESLAGLETVRASGGEARMQTAWERSVAATARSGEAVYFWSSLALTAANSAQMLTSLLLIVIGVFLIQNGTLTVGALVAANMLAGRVLSPIAGIASVITRGTQTFSALKSIDRIMTLERERSPERTYVARKIEQGTINFDNVSFTYPNAPGKALDKVTFRIQSGERVGIIGRVGSGKTTVGRLLLSFYEAQDGRILVDGVDSRQYDPADLRAGIGFAMQDTDLFFGKLRDNITLGYPAATDEEVLSAARLAGVESFIAGHPMGYDMPIAEGGRSLSGGQKQAIGLARVLIRKPRILFLDEPTAHFDVRSESEFLERLKKLDDAQMTIIISTHRLSLLSMVDRLLLFDNGRLVADGPRDQVLSLLQGKSPSAETVAPPRVVQPVPAAQKSNVS, from the coding sequence TTGTTTCATCGAGCAAAAAAGTCTTTCGCCCAGGATGCACGGCCGACCAAGAGCGGCGAAGAGCATACGCCATCGGGAGGGGACGAGAAGGTCGAAGCGAAAGAACGCGATCCGTTGGTGGACTCGCTCATCTTTCTGGCTGGACATCACGGCAGAGCTGTAACCCGCGAAGGATTGCTCGGCGGCTTGCCTATCGTGGACGGACGCCTAACCGTGTCTCTTTATGACCGGGCGGCGCGGCGCGCGGGCCTCGAGACAGAGGCTACAAAACGCAGATTGACGGACATCCCGGCCCTCGTTCTTCCCGCCGTCCTGATCATGAAGAACGGAACGACGCTGATCCTGCTGGGCGTCGACGAGGACAAGCACCTCGCCAGAGTGATCGATCCAAGCGAACGACCGCATGTTCCGCGGATGTCGGCTTTGAATGCCATTGCTGCTGAGTATACGGGCTACGCGTTTCTCGCCCGCGCAGCCGCCGAGTCGGATGCGCGAGCTGTTGCGGCTGGTAGCCTGCCCCGGCAGCACTGGTTCTGGTCCGTCGTAAAGGCGCATTGGCGCAACTACGGACACATCGCGCTGGCAGCGCTGCTCATCAACATTCTGGCCCTGGCGATGCCGCTCTTCACGATGAGCGTCTATGACCGGGTCATCCCGAACGGGGCCATCCCCTCGTTGATTGCCCTTTCCATCGGCATGGGCCTGGCCATCGTGTTTGATCTGATCCTGCGGATGGTCAGGAGCAAGATGATCGACGTGACCGGCAAGACCATCGACGTCGTCCTCGCAGCCAACATTTTCGAGCATGTTATGGCCGTGAAGATGTCGCAGCGGCCGACCTCGGTCGGCATCATTGCCAACCAGCTCCGCGACTTCGATTCCGTTCGCGAGTTCTTCACCTCCGGGAGCGTGGTCTCGGCAACCGATTTGCTGTTCGCCGTCCTGTTTGTTGCCGTTCTTTTCGTTGTCGCCGGACCTCTGGCTTGGGTCCCGCTGCTGATGCTGCCGGTGATGATCGCAATCGGCATCGTGCTGCAACGCCCCCTCAATCGGGCGATGAAGCGCTTGCAGGCGGAATCGGCGGCCCGTCACGGGGTGCTCGTCGAATCGCTCGCCGGGCTCGAAACCGTGCGCGCGTCTGGCGGCGAGGCACGGATGCAGACGGCTTGGGAGCGTTCGGTTGCCGCGACGGCGCGATCCGGTGAGGCCGTGTACTTCTGGTCATCCCTGGCATTGACCGCTGCCAACTCGGCCCAGATGTTGACCAGCCTGCTCTTGATCGTCATCGGCGTCTTCCTGATCCAGAACGGCACGCTGACGGTCGGTGCGCTGGTCGCCGCCAACATGCTGGCCGGCCGGGTCCTGTCGCCGATTGCGGGCATTGCATCCGTGATTACCCGTGGCACGCAGACTTTCTCGGCGCTCAAATCCATCGATCGGATCATGACCCTGGAACGGGAGCGTTCACCCGAACGGACCTATGTCGCCAGAAAGATCGAACAAGGCACCATCAACTTCGACAACGTCTCGTTCACCTACCCCAATGCTCCCGGAAAGGCGCTGGACAAGGTCACGTTCAGGATTCAGAGCGGCGAGCGCGTTGGAATCATCGGTCGGGTGGGTTCAGGGAAGACCACCGTCGGGCGCCTGTTGCTTTCTTTTTACGAGGCGCAGGACGGCCGCATCCTGGTCGACGGCGTCGACTCGCGCCAATACGATCCCGCTGACCTGCGCGCCGGCATCGGCTTTGCGATGCAGGATACAGATCTGTTCTTTGGCAAGCTGCGCGACAACATCACCTTGGGCTATCCGGCCGCGACGGACGAAGAAGTGCTTTCGGCAGCGCGTCTGGCCGGCGTCGAAAGCTTCATCGCGGGTCATCCCATGGGCTACGACATGCCCATCGCCGAGGGCGGACGCAGCCTCTCGGGAGGGCAAAAGCAGGCCATCGGCCTGGCGCGCGTCTTGATCCGCAAACCCAGGATTCTTTTTCTGGACGAGCCGACCGCCCATTTCGACGTCCGCAGCGAGAGCGAATTCCTCGAGCGGCTCAAGAAGCTCGACGATGCTCAGATGACGATCATCATCTCCACTCACCGGCTCTCGCTCCTGAGCATGGTTGACCGGCTGCTGCTGTTCGACAACGGCCGGCTGGTCGCCGATGGACCGCGCGACCAGGTCTTGAGCCTGCTGCAAGGCAAGAGCCCGTCCGCCGAGACCGTCGCCCCTCCCAGGGTTGTTCAACCCGTTCCGGCCGCGCAGAAATCCAATGTCAGCTGA
- a CDS encoding TolC family outer membrane protein, giving the protein MKPAHLAFVTIILAAAPAQAEQFSINDALRQAMQTNPGVGEASANRRATESELRQTQSTLLPQVRIDASYGPEKFDQSPGFVAPSIAVPTTGSGPWRNGSQESVVVRQLLFDGFTSIHEVWRQNARVNAAAARVKERTELIALDAAEAYVDVVRYMRLVSLAEQNVANHDKIFSNVNSRFSGGRAGEGDLEQSRERVENARAALAEFRRSLEDARAKYRKVVGVEPYNLRFPGPLHGLPATRDEALAITLRFNSTINAAQSDVDAAKHAFKSTDGLFAPKFYLEGRATHYDNSFPYVAAAGSPAVTHEDYSGKVVMSWDIFRGGQDAWNRSEKAERFTEATARHARLQRDAYESIDKAWNARTVTQTRISALTGQLEADRKTIAAFQKEYELGQRSLIDLLNAQNQFFNAQVSLTSARAVVVFADYQLLAATGTLIEYLKAPPPVDAAPTDLNLFGLPDYKAPTFRWTLPQSGSEPLRVAVPAPTAAPVRLSYAPNAAATSAFGERFSGEPADASAKVPGVSAWFAQRESSTGPIVLESSTSQRSSYAQAEKPHWLLTAFSPTSK; this is encoded by the coding sequence ATGAAGCCGGCACATTTGGCCTTCGTAACAATCATCCTGGCTGCCGCCCCCGCGCAAGCCGAGCAATTCTCGATCAACGACGCCTTGCGTCAGGCAATGCAGACGAACCCGGGGGTGGGCGAGGCATCTGCGAACCGTCGTGCAACCGAGAGCGAGCTCCGCCAGACCCAGAGCACCCTCTTACCGCAAGTGCGCATCGATGCCAGCTACGGACCGGAAAAGTTCGACCAGTCGCCGGGCTTCGTAGCTCCAAGCATCGCGGTTCCAACGACCGGATCCGGACCATGGCGGAACGGGAGCCAGGAATCGGTCGTCGTCCGACAGCTCCTTTTTGACGGTTTCACCTCCATCCACGAAGTGTGGCGCCAGAACGCGCGGGTGAATGCGGCCGCAGCACGTGTCAAAGAGCGAACCGAACTGATCGCTCTCGATGCCGCCGAAGCTTACGTGGATGTCGTGCGCTATATGCGCCTGGTCAGCCTCGCTGAGCAGAATGTCGCCAATCATGACAAGATCTTCTCCAACGTGAACTCCCGCTTTTCGGGCGGGCGCGCCGGTGAAGGCGACCTCGAGCAGTCGAGGGAGCGCGTCGAGAACGCCCGGGCAGCCTTGGCGGAGTTTCGCCGCAGCCTTGAGGACGCGCGGGCGAAGTATCGCAAAGTGGTGGGCGTAGAGCCGTACAATCTGCGGTTCCCTGGCCCGTTGCACGGGCTTCCGGCCACCCGGGATGAAGCGCTCGCGATCACGCTGCGGTTCAACTCCACGATTAATGCGGCGCAATCCGATGTCGATGCCGCCAAACACGCCTTCAAGTCCACGGACGGCCTGTTTGCCCCGAAATTCTATCTTGAGGGTCGGGCGACGCATTACGACAACTCCTTCCCCTATGTTGCGGCCGCTGGCTCGCCCGCGGTCACCCATGAGGACTACAGCGGCAAAGTGGTGATGTCCTGGGACATCTTCCGCGGCGGACAGGACGCCTGGAATCGCTCGGAAAAGGCCGAACGGTTTACCGAGGCGACTGCACGGCATGCCCGTTTGCAGCGGGATGCCTATGAGTCGATCGACAAGGCTTGGAACGCCCGCACGGTGACGCAGACGCGGATTTCGGCATTGACCGGCCAGTTGGAGGCCGATCGGAAGACCATCGCCGCCTTCCAGAAGGAGTATGAGCTGGGCCAGCGCTCCCTCATCGATCTTCTGAACGCCCAGAACCAGTTCTTCAACGCGCAGGTATCGCTGACATCGGCCCGTGCAGTCGTCGTGTTTGCCGACTACCAGCTGCTCGCCGCGACGGGGACCCTGATCGAATACCTGAAGGCTCCTCCTCCTGTCGACGCGGCCCCGACCGACCTGAACCTGTTCGGCCTTCCCGACTACAAGGCGCCCACGTTCCGCTGGACGCTGCCCCAGAGCGGTTCGGAGCCGCTGCGGGTTGCGGTCCCGGCGCCGACCGCAGCGCCCGTTCGCTTGTCCTATGCTCCGAATGCTGCCGCCACATCAGCTTTCGGCGAGCGCTTCTCGGGCGAGCCTGCGGACGCGTCAGCCAAGGTCCCCGGCGTGTCAGCCTGGTTTGCTCAGCGCGAAAGCTCCACCGGACCGATCGTCCTGGAGAGTTCGACCAGTCAGCGTAGCTCATACGCCCAAGCCGAGAAGCCCCATTGGCTACTGACGGCATTTTCGCCGACTTCGAAATAA
- a CDS encoding transglutaminase-like cysteine peptidase, protein MKSRLELRRQGVVALAAAMLVSLTAATTSVAFAADTGPVEPTEIAPSGADTIQAPATFFTINAVLAKLDRARGRGPNALRLAALTPPSSTATDALPEAPVAGATLGNEPFGLFTFRAPDSVIWRKWRTVEDEIVRDQAVLERCRSDAGSCPSYAAQFLRLIGAVKAKSGRARLEEVNLGVNTAIRYVSDLVQHRELDRWSSPLASFATGKGDCEDYAIAKYAALREAGVPDADMRLLLVRDRTVRQDHAVLAARLDGRWLILDNRWAGLRDDNGELNFTPLFAINHEGVHLFAKPYAKAEPVEGDAEAAPAAAGDIGSEWDGTDRANGSGSALNALPLLL, encoded by the coding sequence ATGAAGTCGCGTTTGGAACTGCGGCGGCAAGGCGTTGTGGCGCTCGCGGCGGCCATGCTGGTTTCGCTCACCGCTGCTACGACCTCGGTCGCGTTTGCGGCCGATACCGGGCCGGTTGAGCCGACTGAAATCGCGCCATCCGGCGCGGATACGATCCAGGCTCCTGCGACGTTCTTCACGATCAACGCGGTGCTGGCCAAGCTGGACCGTGCGCGTGGCCGCGGGCCGAATGCGCTGCGCCTAGCGGCACTGACGCCCCCCTCCTCCACGGCCACGGATGCCCTACCTGAGGCCCCTGTGGCGGGCGCGACGCTCGGCAATGAACCTTTCGGCCTGTTCACGTTCCGGGCACCCGACAGCGTCATCTGGCGCAAATGGCGCACGGTTGAAGACGAGATCGTCAGGGACCAAGCCGTGCTCGAACGCTGCCGGTCTGACGCTGGAAGCTGCCCATCTTACGCGGCACAGTTCCTCAGACTCATCGGTGCGGTCAAAGCCAAGTCCGGACGTGCCCGGCTCGAGGAGGTCAATCTCGGCGTCAACACCGCGATCCGCTACGTCAGCGATCTCGTCCAGCATCGGGAGCTCGACCGCTGGAGCTCGCCGCTGGCGAGCTTTGCGACCGGCAAGGGCGATTGCGAGGATTACGCGATCGCCAAATACGCCGCCTTGCGCGAAGCGGGTGTCCCGGACGCCGACATGCGCCTGCTCCTCGTTCGCGACCGCACGGTCCGGCAAGACCACGCGGTGCTTGCGGCCCGGCTCGACGGCCGCTGGCTGATCCTGGACAACCGCTGGGCGGGCCTGCGCGACGACAACGGCGAATTGAACTTCACACCCCTGTTCGCGATCAATCATGAGGGGGTGCATCTGTTCGCGAAGCCCTATGCGAAGGCGGAGCCGGTTGAGGGTGATGCGGAAGCAGCGCCGGCGGCGGCAGGCGACATCGGCTCGGAATGGGATGGAACGGATCGGGCGAACGGAAGCGGATCTGCGCTGAACGCGCTTCCGCTGCTCCTGTAG
- a CDS encoding IS630 family transposase (programmed frameshift) — protein MVRPISNDLRKRAVSAVAKGESCRSVAERFGVAVSSVVKWSQRYRTTGSVAPGKMGGHRKPVLDPHRAFIVERITERPHLTLHGLKAELAARGVKVSHNAVWLFLRREGLRFKKTLFALEQARADASRRRLRWRSWQAGLDPSRLVFIDETWIKTNMTPLRGWGPKGARLRGFAPHGHWRTLTFLGALRHDQLTAPCVFDGPINGECFRAYVKHLLLPTLREGDIVILDNLGSHKSKAIRQMIKAAGARLWYLPPYSPDLNPIEQAFSKIKHWMRQAQKRSIEDTWRHIGHLVQDIQPRECANYFASAGYGSVKM, from the exons ATGGTCCGACCAATTTCCAACGATTTGCGTAAGCGCGCGGTATCCGCTGTTGCCAAAGGTGAGAGCTGCCGATCTGTGGCGGAACGGTTTGGTGTTGCGGTCTCGTCAGTTGTGAAGTGGTCACAGCGCTATAGAACGACCGGCTCGGTAGCGCCTGGCAAGATGGGTGGTCACCGCAAGCCTGTGCTTGATCCGCACCGCGCCTTCATCGTCGAACGGATCACCGAGAGGCCGCACCTGACGCTGCATGGTCTGAAGGCGGAACTGGCAGCCCGCGGGGTCAAGGTCTCACACAATGCGGTCTGGCTATTCCTGCGCCGGGAAGGGCTGCGGTTC AAAAAAACACTGTTCGCCCTCGAACAAGCTCGCGCCGACGCCTCCCGTAGGCGCTTGCGTTGGCGATCCTGGCAGGCCGGGCTCGATCCGAGCCGGCTCGTCTTCATCGATGAGACCTGGATCAAGACCAACATGACCCCTTTGCGGGGCTGGGGCCCCAAAGGCGCACGCCTGCGCGGCTTCGCCCCGCACGGCCACTGGCGTACCCTCACATTCCTCGGCGCACTCCGCCATGACCAACTCACGGCACCCTGCGTCTTCGACGGTCCGATCAACGGCGAATGCTTCCGCGCTTATGTGAAGCACCTTCTCCTGCCAACCCTGCGCGAAGGCGATATCGTCATTCTCGACAATCTCGGAAGCCACAAGTCGAAAGCCATCAGGCAGATGATCAAGGCTGCTGGCGCCAGACTCTGGTACCTGCCGCCATACTCACCCGACCTCAATCCGATCGAACAAGCCTTCTCCAAGATCAAACACTGGATGCGGCAAGCTCAGAAGCGCTCCATCGAGGACACTTGGCGACACATCGGCCACCTCGTCCAAGACATCCAACCTCGCGAATGCGCCAACTACTTCGCCAGCGCCGGCTATGGTTCAGTCAAAATGTGA
- a CDS encoding HlyD family type I secretion periplasmic adaptor subunit: MSADFTYANDIRAAVKLKTPRTSRMLLWAFCALFATFLVWAHFAVLEEVKRGNGKVVPSRQMQVVQSLEGGIVGDILVQEGAVVQQGQSLMRIDDTKFASEFGEIRERRASMAARLARLEAEVNGRSEIVFPDQIEGVVPAAVTTERSVFKTRALKVAQDVDVLNQQIARLTQTSALLDRELTLTRKLYEQKVVPEIEMLRLERQSAEAKGQIAEAKAKIATTISTFRAQADEDLAKARADLAVLDENIKSAQDRVRRTDLRSPVRGIVNKLNVTTIGAVVQPGANLMDIVPLDDTLLVEGKIRPQDIAFIRPGQDAVVKISAYDSSVYGHLAGKVERISADTILDDKGESAQRPETYYRVMVRTDKNHLGTEESPLPIIPGMITTVEILTGKKSVLDYIMKPARTLRDEALREH; this comes from the coding sequence ATGTCAGCTGATTTCACTTACGCCAACGATATCCGCGCAGCCGTCAAACTGAAGACGCCGCGAACCTCGCGAATGTTGCTGTGGGCGTTCTGCGCGCTGTTCGCCACATTCCTGGTCTGGGCTCATTTTGCCGTGCTCGAAGAAGTCAAGCGCGGCAACGGCAAAGTCGTCCCCTCGCGGCAGATGCAGGTCGTCCAATCCCTGGAAGGCGGGATCGTCGGTGACATCCTCGTCCAGGAGGGAGCAGTGGTGCAGCAGGGGCAGTCCCTGATGCGCATCGACGATACCAAGTTTGCCTCGGAGTTTGGCGAGATACGCGAGAGGCGCGCCTCGATGGCGGCCCGTTTGGCGCGCCTCGAGGCCGAAGTGAACGGCCGTAGCGAGATTGTTTTTCCCGATCAGATCGAGGGCGTTGTCCCCGCTGCCGTGACGACGGAAAGGAGCGTGTTCAAGACCCGCGCTCTGAAAGTGGCGCAGGACGTCGACGTGCTGAATCAACAGATCGCGAGGCTGACCCAAACATCAGCCCTGCTCGATCGCGAGCTCACCCTGACGCGCAAGCTCTATGAGCAGAAAGTCGTTCCCGAGATCGAAATGCTTCGGCTGGAGCGTCAATCGGCAGAAGCGAAAGGCCAGATTGCAGAGGCCAAGGCAAAGATCGCGACCACGATCTCGACCTTCCGGGCGCAGGCTGACGAAGATCTCGCCAAGGCGCGGGCCGACCTTGCCGTCCTGGACGAGAACATCAAGTCCGCCCAGGACAGGGTGCGCCGGACTGATCTGCGTTCGCCGGTTCGTGGCATCGTCAACAAGCTGAACGTCACCACGATCGGCGCCGTCGTTCAGCCTGGTGCAAACCTCATGGACATCGTCCCGCTCGATGACACCCTGCTGGTCGAAGGCAAGATAAGGCCGCAGGATATTGCCTTCATCCGCCCGGGCCAGGATGCCGTCGTCAAGATCTCCGCCTACGATTCCTCTGTCTACGGCCATCTCGCTGGCAAGGTCGAGCGGATCAGCGCCGACACGATCCTCGACGACAAGGGCGAATCGGCGCAGCGACCGGAGACCTACTATCGCGTGATGGTTCGAACCGACAAGAACCACCTCGGCACCGAGGAAAGCCCGCTTCCGATCATTCCAGGCATGATCACGACGGTCGAGATCCTGACCGGCAAGAAGAGCGTCCTAGATTACATCATGAAGCCGGCGCGCACGCTGCGGGATGAGGCTCTGCGCGAGCACTAG